tttaaaaatgtatttcaaaataattggtttcctttgtaatcctaaatattttatttgatgcattaaaaacattttttctgagaAGGGCTCTATAAGCTTCAACAGACtaacaaaaaaaatctgtgatGCAATAAAGTTAAAAACCCCTGTTCTCAtccaagaaaatatattttttctcctttgaccAAAGGAAACATTTCTGACTGTTATTCCAGTGAACTTCAAAGATTTAAGCAGAGACTTTAAGAAAGTATTATTTTACAATGCGAGGAAATTCTAATTTAGGGCTCACAGAGAATgtcttttttggtcacagtttttGAAATCTTAATtccaatttaaattatttttattctctggtTGGGGAGGGGGAATCAAAGATTTACATTTGCTCATTTGGTGAAAAAAGGTTATCTTttctcagaaaataaaatgatcttcCTTGCAATCCCCACCATATGCATTCATATGGTTAATTCACagcttcttttataatttcctaatTCAACTCATAATTATTTTCTAGGTGTCTATTAATAGCTGAAGGTCTGATGAACCAAGTAGAGCCCCAAATTGCATATCAGTCCAAGATGGCACTAAGTAGGGAAAAACACACCCTTGTCTAGGTAGATTTCTGCATGTTCCTCATTGCCTTGACATCTTGAGGCTGCTGCTGTTTTTGCTTATGTTGAATGCTTTGTCAAGGTGGTGCTGCTAGTTCCTCAAATTCTGTATTAAGTCTGCTGATCACCCATTCCAAGGCATCTCGACCCTGTCAGATAAAAGAGAGTGATGAACAACTTGCCAATGGATGAAATCCCAAAAGTTAAACAAATGGCACTACTAATCAATATTTCCTCTTTGGAATCCATTAAGCCTCTATTCTACTACTTCTGCCAAAAAGGTTTTCAATAAATGAAGTTCTCTAGGATCAGTCGATAAATCTCTTCTTCATATTGCTAAGAAAAACTATGAAACATTAAGGCAATGGTAGtataaaacaataatgataaaactTCATTATTAATGTTAACTAGATTGATCAGAAGGATACATTCAAAAAGTCAAGACTTAGAATCAAAAAAGACTAGTGTTTGAATTCTATCTCAGACAATTCCTAACTGGGTGATTCTGAgcaacttctctcagcctcagttttctcatctgtaaaatagagataataacagcatcaatttcacaaggttgttataagggatcaaatgagataacacatgcagaccttaaagtactatataaatgctggctataattaagcacttactaactTTGTCAttttagggaagtcacttaacttcagtttgtctcaatttcctcatctgtcaaatggcaataataatagcacctacatcatAGGGTTGTTATAAGCATGAAATaagttaataattataaagttcctCGCATAGtgttcactttacaaatgttaggGTATATAGCAATCTTCATTCTTCCttcataatttcattaatttgCTATACAAAAATCTGCATTTCTGTTTATAATGgctatataatgaaaataataatcatttcatAGGACATTAAATATTCAAAGTGCTAATGATAATTCACCCCCAAGAAGTGAAATGACATGCCCAAGTAAATGGCAAAACCAATTCTTTAACCAGGTCTCATGAATCAAAGTCCAAGGTTCTTTCCAATGTCATGCTGCTTCTATAATTAAACCTGTTTTTCAAACACTGACAATAGAATTTTGAACAGTATTACAggaaaagtatttaataagtaaAAAGTTACTACCATAGgaaaaagttaaggaaaaaatgtttacataaatatatccaaattttttaaaagaacagttAAAAAGTTTGTAGCACAAGAGCTTAGAATCTGCCATAGACCCAATGCCCTGCCAAAAATACACATGtaggaataaattaaatatacaaCTACTCGAATGAACATTTGTCAGTTACTTtagtattaaaagaaaagcaaagtattGATTCCTCCagttatcaatttttaaaaatgaacatattttagaaataaccaGGATGTTCCAACCACTTAGGTTTGAAGCACATTTAGAACATAAATCaatacttgaaaaatatttccaaCAGAAAATATTACTACCCCTAACTTTTTTGAACCACCTTAACTTTCAGCTGCTCAATAGCATTGCTAATTActaaggatatatatttttttacttttgaaaaaGGCTTCTTTGAAATAATTATGAAATGGGAGAGACATagtaaattctaaaaatcaaactaaaataTGATATAGGCTCCCTGAGGGCACAGactgtttgatttttgtcttgtttcTTAGTACCCAGTGTCattcctggcatacagtaggcacttaataaaatctTGTTTGACTGATTACTAACTTTTCAGTTATCAGCAATTGCTGCCATAATACTTCCTGGGAATTATAAATTGCTGCTCATTAGCAACTTGCTTGCTTGCAAGGATCTACATAACCTCAAATGGGAGGTAGAAGGGAGGAATTTTAGGATTATTgtgaaatattataatttttatatatacaattgGCTCAATGGAGAGAATGttagggctggagtcaggaagatctaagttcaaagcCAGACTCATACCTTGTTAtctatgtgaccccaggcaagtcacttgacctgtctgcctcagtttcctcaactgtaaaatgggagtaataatagtaccttACCTTGCACTGTTATTgtaacaatcaaatgagatagcatttgtAAACTGCTTActtacttagcatagtgtctaacacatagaagcacttaataaatgcttattcactattcacagtattgttgtgaggatcaaatgagatatttataaagcattttaacacagtgtaggcactcaataaatgtctgTTCTTTTCCCCACCCCATCACCTTGTTAGCCAGTCTTCAAGAAAGACAGCATTAACAAACCCCATCCAAAGGAGGATTTGGGTCACCTTCTGATTTGTGAGTCTGAATGTCCACAAATCCCtaagggattttcttttttctttatttttctttattatagctaACAACACCTTTACATTTGCATCAGAAATctagtggggttttttgttttgttttgttttttgttttgttttttaacacagTGACTTTTCAGTTGGTTTTGGATAATATCTTGTTATTTTCTCTACAACTGAATAGGACTGAacataaaaagaaacagagaataaTGTGTACAAAAGGATTGCAAGTGAAAAGAGCCAGTGTAAAAATCAGTACCATTCTGGAGCTCAGCAAAAGATGAAGAAGCTCCAGATTTAGGTTGTGGGTGTGGGGAATGGGTGGGGGTGGAGAATAAATCTCAAGGGGAATTTGGTTGTAATGCATGAAAAGGATTCAGTGTTTCAGTAAGATTCCAAAAGAgttcatggaaagaaaaaagagtaaagtcCATGTATAAAGACaagtattataaaaaataagagcaagaCTAAAACCAAAACAATGGCATAATTTgaaggatatacatatatatctatgtatatccttcaaatatatatatatatattttccactCAGTGGCAAAGCTGGAAAACACCTTTAGAAATGCTCTAGTCAGCCAACAAGCATGAAAGGATAGTTTCTGAGATCTTTCACAATGTTGTGATTCTGGAGTTATACTCACTTTGGGGGGCTTCTTAGAGTAAAAGCTGGCCACTTAATTCTATTTAATGAGCAAATTTAATGACTGAGTTTATGTACTCTCTGAGCAAACACATTCATAAGCAAGCATGCTAATTTAATAAattgaacacatttttttttctgtaaatattaGAAGAGCTCAAAGTTGTTTTCAAGGTGGTAGTCTTTGTCAAACATAAGCAACAACTTAATAAACTAAATCTGGAAACCACTAACTTCTATTTGTTAACTGATGGAACAATGTGCACATACATGCTGAATAAATAAGTCCTAGAAAACTTGGCAATCCTAGAGAACGTGGCTCTGAAGGTTATTACAGGTGTAAAGCCGCAGGGCAGGAATGTGAGAGTATCAGTTCATCTAAAGAAGCAGAAAACTATTTTGTTCCCAAGCCACTGTGCTGAGATAGCACAAACTACTTACTGAAAAAAACtctacaaaaaaaacaaattaataaaccAATTGCTATTTCAGTTTccatttgttgttcagtagttttcagtcatgtctgacttctaatgatttcatttgaggttttctgggaaagccatttccttttccagctcatgttaaagatgaggaaactgaagcaaacagcattaagtgacttgaccagggtcaaaaagcttatatatatatctccagCACTCTATCAATCATGTCATTTTGCTGCCCCTCATATTTATTATTAGTCTGTGACTAAAAAAGCAGTTGGCAGCAAATTTAACTAATATgtgaaaattcaagaaaattgtaaaTGTCTATTGGTTACTAAAAGAAAATTGTGGCTACCACAAAGCTAAAAGTAAAGGAAATGTTGGCCATATCAATTCATGTTAGACCAGGCAAGTTTCTTTATTGCTGAAATTTTACTCTAATGACCTAAAATGAATGTTACAAGCTAAAGTATGGAAACCTTTAAATTTtaactaaaatgaaatatttatttgccTTTATCAGTTTATAACTTTTAGAATTATTgttatgtaaattttaaaaagtagttactgattagaaaaacatagtatagtttacctcttagacctgtgcaggaggaaggaatttgtgaccaaagaagaactagagatcattattgatcacaaaatacataattttgattatattaaattaaaaaagttttgtacaaacaaaactaatgcagacaagattagaaatccagccattctggagaacaatttggaactatgctcaaaaagttatcaaactgtgcataccctttgatccagcagtgttactactgagcttatatcccaaagagatattaaatgtTAGTAGCAGTCCTtcttgtagtgacaagaaactggaaactgagtggatgcccatcaattggagaatggctgaataaattatggtatatgaatgttatggagtattattgttctgtaaggaatgactaataggaagatttcagagagccctggagagacttacatgaactgatgctgagtgaaatgagcagaacaggagatcAACAAcgagactatatgatgatcaattctgatggacgtgggtctcttcaacaatgagttgattgaggccagttccaattgttcagtgatgaagagaaccatctacacccagagagaggactataggaactgagtgtggaccacaacatagcatttttaccctttcagttattgtttgcttgtacttttgttttccttctcaggttttttttttttttttttctttctagatccaatttttcttgtgcagcaagataactgtataaatatgtaaacatatattggatttaacatataatttagcatatttaatatgtattggactacctgccatctagggaaggggagaagggggaaggagagaaaaatttggaacaaaaagttttgcaagggtcaatgttgaaaaattacccatgcatatgttttgtaaatagaaatatataatagtaaaaaaaaaaaaaagattaacttaaaaaataaaataaaaaagtagttaTTGAAAGTAAGCATCAAAGACAACTTTCAAAGAATAAATTGCTTTTACTAGAAACTAcagaaaaatgaatcaatatgGTTTTATCTAGAAATAAAATCttgaggggcaactagatggctcagtagacagagcaacagccctgaagtcaggaggacttgagttcaaatctagtctcagatacttaacacttcctagctgtgtgaccctgggcaagtcacttaacaacaattgtctcaaaaaaataaataaataaaatcttgtcatgaaataataattcacatttgcaTAACATTTTACTCTTGCAAATATTTTacctaaattatttcatttttgttaatcagccaattaataaacatttattaagcacttagtatgtgccaggcactgggctaagaaGCACTGGATCCTCACAcaaacctgtgaaagaaatattaTGGATATTATCCCCTCacattacagttgaggaaagaaaggctcagagatcattaaaaaaaaaaaaaaaaaaaaaaaaaaaaaaaaaaaaaacttttatggtCACATAGGCAGGAATTTTGGATTCATACTTTGATGCTTTCTTCTATTTTGCCATGCTGTCTTTTTAGGAGAAAATACAGCATGTGAGTTGGAATGACCTATTTCACACTGTTTAACAAATTTGCCCTCAATTCAAGAGCCAACGTCAATATTAAAGAGCAGACTACTTTTTCAgctttcaagaaataaaaatagcagcATGTTACTCTATGGTACTTGCTTTGATTCATAAGTCAAGACCCAAATTAAATTCATAATGAGTTATAGCAGGGTTTAAAAGGATCCAAAAAACAGTTTGCTCCATTTAGACAAGGCATTTCTTGAGCCATATCCTAGTGAATGGAATTCACTTAGGTAAATGAAACCTGAGATCTCCAGTTTTCAATCCCTGTCTTACAGAATGAGTAAGGGTGCTAAGGGAGTGGTGTTACACAATTCATGCAAAGGAATCTGTAAACTCCTCCCTCCCACTTCCCATTCCCCCAAACAACATACCATGCACACATTCAATAAAATGGTAAGATGCTATACCAGGGTCAATAACGCTGTAGTTACCACTATTTATCCCAAATGGTAGGTGTGGATGCAGTTAGCTTACAGCACTTTCAGAATTTTGAATTATCCACTCAATAGCAGCCCACCCCTGGAGCAACACagaaaagatttacaaaatagaGTAAGACTTTTCAACTATCACTCTAGTGTACAGTcaataaagctgaaaaaaaaaacaacaacagcctACAACAATTGAAAGACCAGGAAAGGCCCTACTTAAtacaataagctttttttttgaggctggggttaagtgacttgcccagggtcacacagctaggaagtgttaagttccacttcgccacctagctgccccataagaTAAGTTTTTAACATTTGTAGGTCATTTATTGGGTTCAGAAATAAAATGCTGTTCATTCAATATGCACAAATTTTTCCCATATAAGCAGATTATCTGTTAGATTCAAGATCTCAGATAGCAGGGATCTTAATTAGCAAGCTGaactttcattcatttctttgagattgggaaaaataaaggagTCACTTCATTTAAGATATACACAGCCAGGCAAGTGAAAGTCAATGGCAGAGTTGGTAATACTCTGATCTGGAACAACATTCCCTCAGGTTTTCTAGGAGCCAAGATAATGGGAATTAGAGTACCATGctcacaggggttctcaaactacgtccagccgggttatggcaaatgggctgaggggcagagacagagtgtgagtttttgtttttactatagtccggccctccaacagtctgagggacagtgaactggccctgtatttaaaaagtttgaggaccactgcagcATGTGCCTACTCCTCTTCATGACTCTGATAAGAACcctaataaaaatcatatcataACACAAGTTTTCCAACCTTGTTATATGTCAACAATCTTTTAGACCaggggtttttaatcttttttctatgTTATGAATcctttatatatatgcatatgaaattTATGGAACTCttctcaaaagatttttaaatacataaaataaaattcatagtatTACAGGGAAAAGCaactataataaaatacaattatcaaaataatttttaaaaataagtttactcatatactttaaaatatttaacatatattgatctacctgccatctaggggagggagtgtggggaaagagggaaaagttggaacagaagattttgcaagggtcattgctgaaagattacccatgcatatgtcttgtaaataaaaagctataataaaaataaaaatttaaattaaaaaaaaaagtgaaaaaaaaataaaaagaagtttactAACGCCAGGTCAAGAACCTCTCACTGCCCCAactttaaggaaataaaatacaaccattataattattatgtcaaatagttttaaaacaaaaaacagaaccaACACTGCAACCATTGAGTTTAAttgtcaaatgaaatattttttgcatcAAGGCTTCAATATAGCATGCCCTAAAACAAAATTGGATGGAATCAGAGATAACTTAGCATGATTCAAAGGACAATACTTAATCCAACCCTTTGATCATAATTTTCCAATGTATCTCAAATGAGCTTGCCTGAAACTGCCTGAATTTCTCAAATTCTAATCTGTTAAAACAGAATAAACTCATCAGTCTATAGGTGAGGTAGAAAAATCCTAcacttagagtcagaagacctggatttaaaatCTAGCTCTGAGGAGCAGCTGGATAGCACTGTAGACACAGCatcagtcctggagtcaagaggacttaagtccaaatatggtctcagacgcttatcacttaccagctgtgtgaccctatgcaacttaaccccaattgccttgcaaatttttttttttaagttcagtttTGCCTATGTATGCCTAGGTAAGTTCTCTAGCATCTCTGAGTCTCATGGTTGGACTAGATaaccagctctaaatctatgttttaTCATCCTAGGATTTATGTGAACAATGGTTTTCAAACGTATGTGACTTTGGGGTTGAATGAATACAAAACATAAagacttgaaagaagaaaatgattttcgAATGGAAAGAATTAAATAAGCCAGAGAAATTACCAGAAGACAAGACTGAAAGCAATGGATCTGATCTACTAAGTGATATACCTtggattttaaagtcttttctcttCCAGTGAGCTCAAAGAACCCATATACAGTAGAAGTATGAGGAGAGTTTTATCAATTTTATCATCAATTCTCATAGACACTCCTGGCTATCTTTCCAATTGTGGTCCTAGATAAGATTGGTTATAGACTGGGAAAAAAGTAGGAAGCATGAATGGCTTACTAAGATACCCTCCATTGTCTTTTCCAATGTTGGTGCTACAAAGCACACTTCTGATTCAACATCTCTGTTGTAACTATGGTTCCTGTGTGTCCTTACCCTCATTCTATCAGAATCAAGATGCACTGGGATTCAGGAATCCTTAGGGAAGTCATTTCGCCAATACCAAAAATTCAGCTAAATGCATTTAAATATGAAAGTATTGGAAATCCATACTATCTttcttgactttgttttaatgaaatattCATTGAGCCCGTAACATTTTAGAAGAAGCAGATTTGGTATGATTTATTTGCCAACTTTAATGGCCCTCTTTACTGATTGAAATAGTCTCATCTAACCCTAAGATCTCTAGGCACCAACCCATATTGTATTGTCTAGAACTTTATTTGGTGGAAATTGTGACTCTTGGAACTTAGcacaagaggaagacaatgattaaaatatttcatacCTTGAATTTTAGCAACATATGTACCCATGGCACTAGAGCTTGCAATACATACCTTCCGTGCATTGGATGATATGGTGTTTGCCATTAAGCTTTCCAAGTAGCTGCCTAAGCTAAATCCCTTCACAGTGATGACTGCTTCATGTGTCAGCACCGTCCTATAGAGGAGCATACCAGAAGAATTCACTGGCATTCAAAAAGACAAGGTTTCTGCCCCCTCTCCCCCATCCTCACTCTCCAAATTTGACTTGCAAAAGTTAAGTTATGACTACTTACATTTCAGGGTTGTCAGGATGAGGTGTGTACACCAACCTCTCATTCACCAATACAAAATTTGTGAGTgtgatcttaaaaaaaacaaacagaaaacttccattttttaattcctcttttaaGCTCTCTCCAAATCATAATTCATCAATTGCCTGATCTATCAGTTTAAATAATAGTACTTATTGAGACCAGATAGGAAGCAGCATCTGGGTATTGGTACTAATTGTCCTTAAAACCTCAGGGGAAGTTATCTCCTAGGTATTCCTGTTGTTAACTTCCACTTGCTTATCTTCCCTGCTGAGAATGGTATTGGCTTTCAGAATAATTCCAAACTACAATCAAGAGGTTCTAGCAGTTGTGGAAAAGGACAATATATTCTTCAGTTAGTTCTCAAGGGAATGAGTTAGCTATTTTCTCCACATATATCCAAAACATTCATCTTGAAATACAAGTTCCTCAGGAACTCATAAGAGTGTTTTAGACCTATAAACAAAGTTTGTGTCATTTAgaatgattatctccattttaaaagtaattatgcTTTGTATCAGCAAAGTCAAGATTTATCAACTATCTGTGCAAAACTTTCCCTTAATGATAGTCTAAAAAACTAAAGCTTTGGAAGTTGATAGCTTTATGAGCTTTTCAACTCCTTTAATGCCAACTCAAGATCTCATTTTCAAGAGATCAAAAGCAGCACAAACTCCTGGAAGTACTGAGATCTTATATAGCCTGTAATTAAGAGACTCTCACAGCCCTAAGAAAATCAAAACCAACCTCTTGATGAATGGAGTCAGGtctataaatgtggaaatatgtagagaagaaccGCACATGTTCAACATGTATTGtgttacttgttgtctaggggagaggaatagcagaaagggagggagaaaaatttgcaacacaagagtttgcaaaggtgaatgttgaaaactatctttgtatgtatttttaattgaagttttttattgtaaaaatatatgcaaggatgatttttcaacactgacccttgaaaaactttgtattccaatccccccccccactccctctcctagatggcaagtaatccaacacatctgtgtgtattttgaaaataaaaaaaactatattaaaaagaaaaaaaaaagagtcaggtCTGAAATCTCTAGAGAGCTTAGAATTGTCACATGGATGGGAAGTACTAAAAAATGAGACAGTTGTCTAAAGAGACTTATGTATATGGCCAGGGAACTTATTGACTGACTCAGACTTTGAAAAGACATAAGCTTAGGAAATGAAATGGAGAATTAATACAAAGGAACAACAGTGTGTGGAAAGCTAACATTCAAGAGCTATGAGTGAGGAAATCTAAGAATCACAAAAttgggtttttgttttatatgccaaggggaaaaaaggaaaatcagagaAGGGATAGCATGAATGCTCACTGTTGATGGGAGGataacaacaacagagagaaaacagaacTAGGAAATTCTTATGTTTCTGTTTCCTCTGCCAAGAACAACTTTTGGAGTAGAAAGGGCAGAATAAATATGACTACAAGGAACCTGAAACTATGATAACTGAGAAGATAGTGAGAGAGTGCTGAGCTGCCCCTAAGGAGTTCATTCAGATCACTAGGTCTAACTGAGCCATGACTGCATAGCTACTTTCAGTGAAATTTGAAGTTCACAGATAGTCAAAGCAGCGTCCCAAGATAAAAGAgcaaatatctttattttcaaaaatgggaAAGAATGGTACCTATAATATATACTTCATTGATTTTGATGCCTGCCAAAACTCTATAAtacattctgaaaggcaaaattgCTAAACATTTAGAAAAGTAAGAGATGTTGATAAGAAGCTGGCATGGTTTTATCATACATAGGTCATGCCAGattaatctcatttcc
This sequence is a window from Sminthopsis crassicaudata isolate SCR6 chromosome 1, ASM4859323v1, whole genome shotgun sequence. Protein-coding genes within it:
- the PRELID3A gene encoding PRELI domain containing protein 3A isoform X4 — protein: MRKYPNPMNPCVVGVDVLDRNLDNQGRLHSHRLLSTEWGLPTLVKAVLGTNRTLTYIQEHSVVDPVGKKMELCSTNITLTNFVLVNERLVYTPHPDNPEMTVLTHEAVITVKGFSLGSYLESLMANTISSNARKGRDALEWVISRLNTEFEELAAPP